Sequence from the Kineosporia succinea genome:
AACCCGACGAACCCGGCCGCCGCCACGATGCCGACGTGCGTCACCTGGCGCGGGTGCAGCAGGCGGTCGACGGCCACCCACACCGCCAGGCCCGCGGAGAGCGCGATCATCGCCACGACGAACAGGCCGGCCAGGTCTTCGGCCCGGCCGTAGCCGTAGGTCAGGCGTTTCGTGGCGGGGCGGCCGGCCAGGGCGAAGGCGATGAGCAGGGGTACGGCGGTGAGCGCGTCGGCCACGTTGTGCAGGGTGTCGCCGAGCAGGGCGACCGATCCGGAGAGGCTCACGATCACGGCCTGCACCGCGGCGGTGACGCCCAGTCCGGCCAGGCTGATCAGCAGGGCGCGCCGGCCCTCGGCATCGGCCTCGAGAGCGTCGTCGACCTGGTCGGCCACGTCGTGCGAGTGGGTGCCGAACAGGTCGCCGAGAGCGTGGCCGGTCTTACCGATGAGGGACGTGGTGGCCGGGTGCCCGTGGCCGTGCCCCTGATGGCCGTGGCCGTGGTGGCCGTGCCCCTGGTAGCCGTGCCCGTGGCCGTGCCCCTGGTGGCCGTGGCCGGCGTGATGGTGGCCGGGCCCTGAGTTTGTCACGACACCTACGTTACCTTCGCAATCGTGAAGGTGTGAAGACGCGACCTATGCTCAGGTGCGTGTCAGATCAGGGTCCCCCGCACGCCGACCTCCCGACCCCGGAGCAGGTGGCGTCGGCGGTGCAGTCGTTCGCCCTGCTGGCCGACCCCACCCGGGTGCGCATGCTCTGGACGCTGCGCGACGACGAGGCCGACGTGAGCAGCCTGGCCGAGGCCGCCGGATGCCGGCCGACCGTGGCCAGCCAGCACCTCTCGAAACTGCGCCTGGCCGGGCTCGTCGACACCCGCCGCGACGGGCGCCGGGTGGTCTACCGGCTGCGTGGTGGGCACGTGAAGCGCCTGCTCGCCGAGGCCCTGTTCCACGCCGACCACCAGATCAGCGGCGAGCCGATCCACGACTAGGTCCTGTTTCGTGGGCCCTGGCCGGGCTGCACGGCGGCCAGTCGCTCGTTGCTCAGCTTCAGGAAGAGCCTGGCCGCCGAGGTCACGGCGACGGCCTCGTCCTGGTCGGTGACCTGGTCGGTCTGCTTCTGACGGTCGTCCAGCCAGGTCTCGTTCCTGGTCAGCAGTTCCTCGCGGGCGGAATCGTCGCCCGCGCCGAGGAACTCGATCTCCTGCAGCCGGTTGATCTTCTCGTCGACCGCGACGGCCTCCGCGAGGTAGCAGTTCGCGACCTCCTGGTAGGTGCCCTTGGGGTCGCAGTTCTCGACCGGGACGAGGAACGGCTCGGTCAGCGGCTGGTACTTCAGCGGCCCGGAGGACGTCTGGGACACGGGGGCGGCGTCGACCCCGACGACCGATGTGGTGGTCTCGGGATCGCTGGTGCCGGAAACGTTCTCGGTCGTCCCGGTGGCCTTCGAGGGCCCGGGCGACGTGAGGGTCGTGGGCGCCGACGTGACCACGGGCTTGTCGTCACCGTTGTCCAGGACGACGCCGGCGGCCACGGCTCCGGCCAGCAGCGCCACGCCTGCGGCGGCCACGAAGGGGGCGTAACGGCGGGTGGTCGTCATGATCAGTCTCTTTTCAGGCGATGTCGTCGGCCTCTGTCGTGGCGACATCGAGTGAGATGACGGTTGTGGGCGGATTTGTTCGGGTGAGCTGGATCACAGGCCCGGTGGCGCAGCCGGGGACGCCGCGGTGGTGGGCTCTACCGACCCACGCACCGCAACGTCCCTCATCGGCCCACTAGGCCGAACCCACCAGGGCCTCGCCGATGAACGCGCCCTCGGCACACCCGGGCGGGATCACGAACGCGGCGGAACCCACGTGCGTGATCCAGATGTTCATGGCGTCGGACTCGGCCAGCCGCTGCTGCACGGGCACGAACGACTTCGCGGCGTCGGACTGGAAGGCCGCGAAAAGCAGCCCGCAGTCGGGCTTGCCGGAGGCGTCCGGCCCGTCGTCGTAGCTGAAACCGCGCCGCAGCATGCGTTCGGCCGGTGTCAGCGCTGTCGCCCGCACCACGTGCGCCTCGGCCGCGACCACCGGCAGGCCCTGACCGTCGACCGCCGCGGTGTCCGGATCGTCCTGCTCCGAACCGCCGGTCACCGGGCTTCCGTCGGAAAGCCTTCGGGCGGTGGCCATCTCCTTGGCCGGGCGGCCGAGGTCGTCCCAGGTGTCGACGTCCATCCGGATCCGCCGGAACACCAGCATGCTGCCGCCCTTCAGCCAGTCCGGCCCCTCGGCCCACACCGTGTCGTCGAACTCCGTGGTCCCGGACGCGGGATTGGCCGTGCCGTCACGCTGCCCCATCAGGTTCCGGGGAGTGGTGGCGGCCGGTTCGCTGCCCCGGGCGGGGTTGAAACCGGTCTGCATCCAGCGCACCGTGGCCAGGTCCCGGGCGTCGCGCACCAGGCGGCGCACGGCGTACGACAGCGGAACCGGGTCGTCGCTGCACACCTGCAGCAGCACGTCACCGCCCGACCAGCGTTGCTCGAGCCGGTCGGTGGCGAAAACCGGCAGATCGCGGATCACCTCGGGGCAGTCCGCGCTCCGGCCGATCGCGTCGAACAGGCCCGGGCCGAAACCGAACGTCACCGTCAGACGCGACGGCAGCGACACGATCTCCGGGTCGTTCGAAGCCAGGGGCATTTGCCCGGCGGTGAGTTTCGCGGCGTCGTCGGTGAGAAGCCGCAGCAGGCGCCGCACGTGCTCGACGTCCGCCCCCTTCTTCAGGTCCAGGGCCAGGAATCGCGCGTGGGACTGGGCCTCGGTCGCGATCCCGGCCTGGTGGGGTCCGTGAAAGGGGACGTTCTGGGCGCCTTTGGCTTCCTCCTGCGGAACTGTGGCTTCCGGGGTCAGGGACAGACCTGCCGCCCCGGCCAGACCACCGCCCGCCAGCGTGGCGCCGCCTCCGAGCAGGAGGCGACGCCGGCTCAGGGAAGGCTGGGTCACTCCGTGCCTTCCGTGGTCATGTCGCTGTCCTCGTACTTCTCCTCGCCGG
This genomic interval carries:
- a CDS encoding cation diffusion facilitator family transporter, yielding MTNSGPGHHHAGHGHQGHGHGHGYQGHGHHGHGHQGHGHGHPATTSLIGKTGHALGDLFGTHSHDVADQVDDALEADAEGRRALLISLAGLGVTAAVQAVIVSLSGSVALLGDTLHNVADALTAVPLLIAFALAGRPATKRLTYGYGRAEDLAGLFVVAMIALSAGLAVWVAVDRLLHPRQVTHVGIVAAAGFVGFVGNELVARYRIRVGRRIGSAALVADGLHARTDGFTSLAVLIGAAGVAVGWSWADPVIGLVIAVAILGVLRSALMQVGARLMDAVDPALVEAATEAIGRVEGIEQVRDLRLRWIGHTLRAEADVTVAPTLTVARAHELAHHAEDHLVTYVPRLTAATIHVSPAGSHA
- a CDS encoding ArsR/SmtB family transcription factor, whose protein sequence is MLRCVSDQGPPHADLPTPEQVASAVQSFALLADPTRVRMLWTLRDDEADVSSLAEAAGCRPTVASQHLSKLRLAGLVDTRRDGRRVVYRLRGGHVKRLLAEALFHADHQISGEPIHD
- a CDS encoding Dyp-type peroxidase: MTQPSLSRRRLLLGGGATLAGGGLAGAAGLSLTPEATVPQEEAKGAQNVPFHGPHQAGIATEAQSHARFLALDLKKGADVEHVRRLLRLLTDDAAKLTAGQMPLASNDPEIVSLPSRLTVTFGFGPGLFDAIGRSADCPEVIRDLPVFATDRLEQRWSGGDVLLQVCSDDPVPLSYAVRRLVRDARDLATVRWMQTGFNPARGSEPAATTPRNLMGQRDGTANPASGTTEFDDTVWAEGPDWLKGGSMLVFRRIRMDVDTWDDLGRPAKEMATARRLSDGSPVTGGSEQDDPDTAAVDGQGLPVVAAEAHVVRATALTPAERMLRRGFSYDDGPDASGKPDCGLLFAAFQSDAAKSFVPVQQRLAESDAMNIWITHVGSAAFVIPPGCAEGAFIGEALVGSA